One Sediminibacillus dalangtanensis genomic region harbors:
- a CDS encoding phosphoribosylanthranilate isomerase, producing the protein MQVKICGITTIEAAEAAVNAGADFIGFVFAPSKRRVSVEQARSIAEKLPAEVKKVGVFVNEQAETIGEIAEQVGLDYVQLHGDESPELVKSLEVPVIKAFQITSTADLKKLTLYQCDYFLLDSPAGKYRGGNGEVFDWSLTKELPALNGKLILAGGLHADNVREAIEEVTPNAVDVSSGVETAGRKDEKKIYTFIQAAKSTGEEG; encoded by the coding sequence ATGCAAGTGAAAATTTGCGGGATAACGACAATCGAGGCAGCAGAAGCTGCTGTGAATGCAGGTGCGGACTTTATCGGTTTTGTTTTTGCCCCAAGTAAGCGTCGGGTTAGTGTGGAGCAGGCACGCTCGATTGCAGAGAAACTACCTGCCGAGGTAAAGAAGGTCGGTGTATTTGTCAATGAGCAGGCGGAAACAATCGGAGAAATTGCCGAACAGGTCGGCCTGGATTATGTTCAGCTTCACGGCGACGAATCACCGGAATTGGTTAAAAGTTTGGAAGTTCCTGTAATCAAGGCATTTCAAATCACCAGTACAGCCGACTTGAAAAAACTGACTTTATATCAATGTGACTACTTTTTGCTCGACAGCCCTGCTGGGAAATATCGCGGGGGAAACGGAGAGGTATTCGACTGGTCACTGACTAAGGAGCTTCCTGCTTTGAACGGAAAGTTGATCTTGGCAGGCGGATTGCATGCGGACAATGTCAGAGAAGCGATAGAAGAGGTCACCCCGAACGCAGTGGATGTATCGAGCGGTGTGGAAACAGCGGGAAGGAAGGATGAAAAAAAGATTTATACATTTATTCAGGCAGCAAAAAGTACAGGAGAGGAAGGATAA
- the trpC gene encoding indole-3-glycerol phosphate synthase TrpC, with amino-acid sequence MTILDKILAEKAKEVAQLRHSYHPAPHSSVTAKRSLYERFIQAGTVSIIAEIKRASPSKGVINTAVNPPEQAQEYADNGAGAISILTDQPFFQGTMLDLEAVRGKVEVPILNKDFIIDEIQIDRAKDYGADVILLIAAALPKKRLAALYQYAKSKDLDVLLEVHNEEELNTAKGIGAEIIGINNRDLKTFEVDLGVTERLASQIKDPETLIISESGFRIRADVERVRQHGVKGILVGETMMRSGNLAQTFTDLRVPQL; translated from the coding sequence ATGACTATTCTGGATAAAATCCTGGCGGAAAAGGCAAAAGAAGTAGCCCAATTAAGACATAGCTATCATCCGGCACCCCATTCATCTGTGACAGCGAAACGCTCCTTGTATGAACGGTTTATCCAAGCTGGAACGGTCAGCATCATTGCCGAAATAAAGCGGGCTTCTCCGTCCAAGGGAGTGATCAACACTGCCGTTAACCCGCCTGAACAGGCTCAAGAGTATGCCGACAATGGGGCGGGTGCCATTTCGATTTTGACCGATCAGCCATTTTTTCAAGGAACCATGCTTGATTTGGAAGCTGTCCGTGGAAAGGTTGAGGTACCAATCCTAAACAAAGACTTTATAATCGATGAAATTCAAATCGACCGGGCAAAAGATTACGGGGCAGATGTTATCTTGCTGATTGCTGCGGCTCTGCCTAAAAAGCGTCTGGCCGCATTGTACCAGTACGCAAAGTCAAAAGACCTCGATGTCCTGCTCGAGGTGCATAACGAAGAGGAATTGAACACAGCTAAAGGTATAGGGGCGGAAATCATCGGAATTAATAACCGAGATTTAAAAACATTTGAAGTAGATCTCGGTGTTACAGAACGTCTTGCATCGCAAATAAAGGATCCAGAAACGCTGATCATCAGCGAAAGTGGATTTCGGATCAGAGCAGATGTAGAAAGGGTTCGGCAGCACGGTGTCAAAGGTATTTTGGTTGGAGAAACCATGATGCGTTCAGGAAACTTGGCACAGACATTTACAGATTTGCGGGTGCCGCAGTTGTAG
- the trpD gene encoding anthranilate phosphoribosyltransferase: MKRYLDKLMQQETLSQQEMEQAAQEMFQEKTSETEIGAFLTALKIKGEQAGEIAGLVNVIREKSIAATDGIDGVMDNCGTGGDGSHSFNISTTSAFVIAGAGIPVAKHGNRSVSSKTGSADVLEELGVSLDLTKQQMQEVLRDNGIAFLFAPHVHPSLKKIMKVRKNLRIPTIFNLIGPLTNPVKLETQLLGIYSREMLEMMASALNRLGRKRALVVNGAGYMDEASLAGENHLVLMEKGELIPFTLHPEEVGLPVYPNAEIRGGDAKANAAILYRVLRGEPGAYRDTVVFNAGLAILANGKADTVQEGVALAKESIDSGAALTKLENLIAYSNKVKQEVVG; this comes from the coding sequence ATGAAACGGTATCTCGATAAGTTGATGCAACAGGAAACATTGAGCCAGCAGGAAATGGAGCAGGCAGCACAGGAAATGTTCCAGGAAAAAACATCGGAGACGGAAATTGGCGCATTTTTGACCGCTTTGAAAATCAAAGGGGAACAGGCAGGGGAAATCGCAGGACTTGTGAATGTCATTCGGGAAAAATCGATTGCTGCTACCGACGGAATCGATGGGGTGATGGATAACTGTGGAACAGGAGGAGATGGTTCTCACAGCTTTAACATCAGTACTACTTCTGCTTTTGTGATTGCCGGAGCGGGAATCCCTGTTGCCAAACATGGAAACCGCAGTGTTTCCAGCAAAACCGGAAGCGCCGATGTTCTGGAAGAGCTCGGAGTTTCGCTCGATTTGACGAAGCAGCAAATGCAGGAAGTACTCAGGGATAACGGAATTGCCTTTTTGTTTGCCCCGCATGTGCATCCTTCTCTAAAGAAAATCATGAAGGTACGGAAAAACCTGCGGATTCCGACCATTTTTAATCTGATTGGACCTTTGACAAATCCGGTAAAGCTAGAAACCCAGCTGCTCGGCATATACAGCCGGGAGATGCTGGAAATGATGGCTTCTGCACTGAATCGCCTGGGCAGAAAACGGGCGTTGGTTGTCAACGGAGCCGGTTATATGGACGAAGCTTCACTGGCTGGCGAAAATCATTTGGTATTAATGGAAAAAGGGGAGCTGATTCCGTTTACGTTACATCCGGAAGAAGTCGGGCTGCCCGTTTATCCAAATGCCGAAATCCGCGGAGGAGATGCCAAAGCAAATGCAGCTATTTTATATCGCGTGCTAAGGGGAGAACCGGGTGCATATCGGGATACCGTTGTTTTCAATGCCGGACTGGCTATTTTGGCTAACGGCAAAGCGGACACCGTCCAGGAAGGCGTGGCTTTGGCTAAGGAAAGTATAGATTCGGGAGCAGCATTGACTAAACTGGAGAATTTGATTGCATACAGCAACAAAGTGAAACAGGAGGTGGTCGGCTAA
- a CDS encoding anthranilate synthase component II: MILLIDNYDSFTYNLFQYISELGETVQVVRNDALEVADIQQIKPEAIVLSPGPGTPGEAGICVETVQRFAGKIPILGICLGHQAIGEAFGGSIVHAKKVMHGKTSVIAHTGSQLFADFPDKLKVMRYHSLVVEKASVPASLKVTATAEDDGEIMALQHHTFPVYGLQFHPESIGTETGKAILRNFFSITRKEDIYETVSR, from the coding sequence ATGATTTTATTAATCGATAACTATGATTCCTTTACGTATAACCTGTTTCAATACATTTCCGAATTAGGTGAAACCGTGCAGGTTGTCCGCAACGATGCGTTGGAAGTAGCGGATATTCAACAGATAAAACCGGAAGCAATCGTGTTGTCACCGGGCCCCGGAACCCCTGGAGAGGCCGGGATATGTGTGGAAACGGTACAGCGGTTTGCCGGGAAAATACCGATACTTGGCATTTGTCTCGGGCATCAGGCAATAGGGGAAGCTTTCGGTGGTTCGATTGTTCATGCCAAAAAGGTCATGCACGGCAAAACGTCGGTAATAGCTCATACAGGATCGCAGCTTTTTGCGGATTTTCCCGACAAGCTGAAAGTGATGCGATACCATTCGCTGGTCGTGGAGAAGGCTTCCGTTCCAGCGTCCCTGAAGGTTACGGCGACTGCCGAAGACGACGGGGAAATCATGGCCCTCCAGCACCATACATTTCCGGTTTACGGATTGCAGTTCCATCCTGAATCGATCGGTACGGAAACAGGAAAGGCGATACTTCGGAATTTCTTTTCGATAACACGTAAGGAGGATATATATGAAACGGTATCTCGATAA
- the trpE gene encoding anthranilate synthase component I — MTVKTNTPVYKQMQVNGDTLTPISVFKRMKGERKFLLESLASESEKGRYSFLGANPYKEIIGNGDQAFIKHPLSDEVSIETGRPLEVAKQHLGDEELPLPFPFYGGAVGYIGYDAIRQYEDIGDIANDEIAMPDMHLLFYQDVIVFDHLHHTVSLVAIDMTGERSEQQLEQRLSELHQMISLEKEEASPLLEPVEFTPDLDKQEFMKRVEQAKQHIVDGDIFQVVLSQRMQASFDADPFTFYRHLRRANPSPYMFYLDFQEYIVLGASPESLIKTKGDQVITNPIAGTRRRGRTTAEDDKLAGELLTDEKELAEHKMLVDLSRNDLGRVCQVGSITIPKYMTIERYQHVMHIVSEVQGTLLSGYSGLDALAATLPAGTVSGAPKIRAMQIINDLEKERRGVYAGAVGYLNMNGDVDLALAIRTMVVKNDKAYVQAGAGIVYDSDPAAEYQETLNKAKSLLEVNQHDFINR; from the coding sequence ATGACGGTGAAGACGAATACCCCGGTATATAAACAAATGCAAGTGAATGGAGATACACTGACTCCGATCTCCGTGTTCAAACGGATGAAGGGAGAACGCAAATTTTTACTGGAAAGCTTGGCAAGTGAATCGGAAAAAGGGCGGTACTCTTTTTTGGGCGCAAATCCGTACAAGGAAATCATAGGGAACGGCGATCAAGCATTCATCAAACATCCTCTCTCCGATGAGGTTTCTATAGAAACCGGCAGGCCGCTTGAGGTGGCAAAACAGCACTTAGGGGACGAAGAATTGCCGCTTCCGTTTCCCTTTTACGGAGGTGCGGTCGGTTACATCGGTTATGACGCAATTCGGCAATACGAGGATATTGGAGATATAGCAAACGATGAAATAGCGATGCCGGATATGCACTTGCTGTTTTATCAGGACGTTATTGTTTTCGACCACCTCCACCATACCGTTTCGCTCGTTGCGATCGACATGACGGGAGAACGATCCGAACAGCAGCTTGAACAGCGACTATCCGAGTTGCACCAAATGATTTCGTTGGAAAAGGAGGAAGCATCCCCCCTCTTGGAACCGGTCGAGTTTACGCCGGACCTCGATAAGCAGGAGTTCATGAAAAGAGTCGAGCAGGCGAAACAACATATCGTCGATGGAGACATCTTCCAGGTCGTCCTTTCGCAGCGTATGCAGGCAAGCTTTGACGCCGACCCTTTTACTTTTTACAGGCACCTGCGCCGGGCAAATCCTTCTCCATATATGTTTTATCTGGATTTTCAGGAGTACATTGTCCTTGGTGCTTCACCGGAAAGCTTGATTAAAACGAAAGGTGACCAAGTCATCACTAACCCGATTGCCGGAACACGGAGGCGGGGAAGGACAACAGCAGAAGATGACAAACTGGCAGGAGAATTGTTAACGGATGAAAAGGAGCTTGCCGAGCATAAGATGCTGGTGGATTTAAGCAGAAATGATTTGGGAAGAGTTTGCCAGGTCGGATCGATTACCATTCCGAAATACATGACGATTGAACGATACCAGCATGTCATGCATATTGTTTCGGAAGTACAGGGTACCCTGCTGTCAGGCTATAGCGGACTGGATGCACTGGCGGCGACACTCCCGGCAGGTACAGTGTCCGGTGCCCCGAAAATTCGTGCGATGCAAATCATCAATGATCTGGAGAAAGAAAGACGCGGGGTGTATGCTGGAGCAGTTGGTTATTTGAATATGAACGGAGATGTCGATCTGGCCCTTGCTATCCGGACGATGGTCGTCAAAAACGACAAGGCATACGTACAGGCTGGAGCAGGAATCGTCTATGATTCCGATCCGGCAGCTGAATACCAGGAAACACTCAATAAGGCGAAATCATTATTGGAGGTAAACCAACATGATTTTATTAATCGATAA